From one Branchiostoma floridae strain S238N-H82 chromosome 3, Bfl_VNyyK, whole genome shotgun sequence genomic stretch:
- the LOC118411321 gene encoding tetraspanin-5-like isoform X2, whose amino-acid sequence MARDTEVSCLVKYLVFGFNVIFWLAGGFILGIGLWAWFEKGTFDNIAKVANVPVDPVLIFVVVGAIMFILGFSGCVGALRENIILLRFFSVVLGIIFFVELAVGVLGFVYKDWFRQQLDNFIQANIIHYRDDPDLQNIIDFVQSYFQCCGGEDYNDWENNIYFNCTLKESRGSREACGVPFSCCKDQGNNNVLNTQCGYDVREEEINPSARALAIYTKGCVPQFEAWLQENLFVVAGVAIGIALLQVFGIYLANSLVSDIQAIQALW is encoded by the exons ATGGCCAGAGATACAGAAGTGAGCTGCTTGGTCAAGTACCTGGTTTTTGGCTTCAACGTGATATTTTGG TTGGCAGGAGGCTTCATTCTGGGCATAGGACTCTGGGCATGGTTTGAAAAG GGCACGTTTGACAACATTGCGAAGGTGGCCAATGTCCCCGTGGACCCTGTGCTGATCTTCGTGGTGGTCGGTGCCATCATGTTCATCCTGGGCTTCTCCGGCTGCGTCGGGGCGCTCAGGGAAAACATCATCCTGCTCAGATTT tTTTCTGTGGTTCTCGGCATCATCTTTTTTGTGGAGTTGGCTGTGGGCGTGTTGGGCTTTGTGTACAAGGACTGG TTCAGGCAGCAGCTGGACAACTTCATCCAGGCAAACATCATCCACTACAGGGATGACCCTGACCTGCAGAACATCATTGACTTTGTCCAGTCCTAT TTCCAGTGCTGTGGTGGGGAGGACTACAATGACTGGGAGAACAACATCTATTTCAACTGCACACTGAAGGAGTCCCGCGGGTCCAGAGAAGCCTGCGGCGTTCCTTTCTCGTGCTGCAAGGACCAAGGGAACAACAACGTCCTCAACACCCAGTGTGGATATGACGTCAGGGAAGAAGAAATAAAC CCGAGTGCACGAGCCTTAGCCATCTACACAAAAGGTTGTGTGCCTCAGTTTGAGGCCTGGCTGCAAGAGAATTTGTTTGTGGTGGCAGGAGTGGCCATTGGAATAGCACTGTTACAG GTGTTTGGTATTTACCTGGCCAACAGCCTGGTCAGCGATATTCAGGCCATTCAGGCCctctggtaa
- the LOC118411321 gene encoding tetraspanin-5-like isoform X3, whose protein sequence is MARDTEVSCLVKYLVFGFNVIFWLAGGFILGIGLWAWFEKGTFDNIAKVANVPVDPVLIFVVVGAIMFILGFSGCVGALRENIILLRFFSVVLGIIFFVELAVGVLGFVYKDWFRQQLDNFIQANIIHYRDDPDLQNIIDFVQSYFQCCGGEDYNDWENNIYFNCTLKESRGSREACGVPFSCCKDQGNNNVLNTQCGYDVREEEINPSARALAIYTKGCVPQFEAWLQENLFVVAGVAIGIALLQVFGIYLANSLVSDIQAIQAL, encoded by the exons ATGGCCAGAGATACAGAAGTGAGCTGCTTGGTCAAGTACCTGGTTTTTGGCTTCAACGTGATATTTTGG TTGGCAGGAGGCTTCATTCTGGGCATAGGACTCTGGGCATGGTTTGAAAAG GGCACGTTTGACAACATTGCGAAGGTGGCCAATGTCCCCGTGGACCCTGTGCTGATCTTCGTGGTGGTCGGTGCCATCATGTTCATCCTGGGCTTCTCCGGCTGCGTCGGGGCGCTCAGGGAAAACATCATCCTGCTCAGATTT tTTTCTGTGGTTCTCGGCATCATCTTTTTTGTGGAGTTGGCTGTGGGCGTGTTGGGCTTTGTGTACAAGGACTGG TTCAGGCAGCAGCTGGACAACTTCATCCAGGCAAACATCATCCACTACAGGGATGACCCTGACCTGCAGAACATCATTGACTTTGTCCAGTCCTAT TTCCAGTGCTGTGGTGGGGAGGACTACAATGACTGGGAGAACAACATCTATTTCAACTGCACACTGAAGGAGTCCCGCGGGTCCAGAGAAGCCTGCGGCGTTCCTTTCTCGTGCTGCAAGGACCAAGGGAACAACAACGTCCTCAACACCCAGTGTGGATATGACGTCAGGGAAGAAGAAATAAAC CCGAGTGCACGAGCCTTAGCCATCTACACAAAAGGTTGTGTGCCTCAGTTTGAGGCCTGGCTGCAAGAGAATTTGTTTGTGGTGGCAGGAGTGGCCATTGGAATAGCACTGTTACAG GTGTTTGGTATTTACCTGGCCAACAGCCTGGTCAGCGATATTCAGGCCATTCAGGCCctctg A
- the LOC118411321 gene encoding tetraspanin-5-like isoform X1 produces MARDTEVSCLVKYLVFGFNVIFWLAGGFILGIGLWAWFEKGTFDNIAKVANVPVDPVLIFVVVGAIMFILGFSGCVGALRENIILLRFFSVVLGIIFFVELAVGVLGFVYKDWFRQQLDNFIQANIIHYRDDPDLQNIIDFVQSYFQCCGGEDYNDWENNIYFNCTLKESRGSREACGVPFSCCKDQGNNNVLNTQCGYDVREEEINPSARALAIYTKGCVPQFEAWLQENLFVVAGVAIGIALLQILGICFANSLISDIQAQKSRWQFRR; encoded by the exons ATGGCCAGAGATACAGAAGTGAGCTGCTTGGTCAAGTACCTGGTTTTTGGCTTCAACGTGATATTTTGG TTGGCAGGAGGCTTCATTCTGGGCATAGGACTCTGGGCATGGTTTGAAAAG GGCACGTTTGACAACATTGCGAAGGTGGCCAATGTCCCCGTGGACCCTGTGCTGATCTTCGTGGTGGTCGGTGCCATCATGTTCATCCTGGGCTTCTCCGGCTGCGTCGGGGCGCTCAGGGAAAACATCATCCTGCTCAGATTT tTTTCTGTGGTTCTCGGCATCATCTTTTTTGTGGAGTTGGCTGTGGGCGTGTTGGGCTTTGTGTACAAGGACTGG TTCAGGCAGCAGCTGGACAACTTCATCCAGGCAAACATCATCCACTACAGGGATGACCCTGACCTGCAGAACATCATTGACTTTGTCCAGTCCTAT TTCCAGTGCTGTGGTGGGGAGGACTACAATGACTGGGAGAACAACATCTATTTCAACTGCACACTGAAGGAGTCCCGCGGGTCCAGAGAAGCCTGCGGCGTTCCTTTCTCGTGCTGCAAGGACCAAGGGAACAACAACGTCCTCAACACCCAGTGTGGATATGACGTCAGGGAAGAAGAAATAAAC CCGAGTGCACGAGCCTTAGCCATCTACACAAAAGGTTGTGTGCCTCAGTTTGAGGCCTGGCTGCAAGAGAATTTGTTTGTGGTGGCAGGAGTGGCCATTGGAATAGCACTGTTACAG ATCCTGGGAATCTGTTTTGCAAACAGCCTCATCAGCGACATCCAGGCACAGAAGTCGCGCTGGCAGTTCCGCAGGTAG